In Halopseudomonas nanhaiensis, a single window of DNA contains:
- a CDS encoding flagellar brake protein — translation MPLIMLKDDEVALDTPLPWNLLDAEGTVLFRESSVIDNPALLAQLLKLGLYRCVPLSAEADKPEPAAPEVQTCSMAQIQLAPGDPVQLQSLHGHSTERYQVRMIGVHAPVSLMVTAPTLHGRLVFIKEGQQFLVRGFVGKDAVAYRTRVLKSQLTPYPYLHLAYPETVQSMRIRSSARVTVNLVASTVAPCGPGAARIVDLSLGGARMLSRSPIADKDDEIKVSFRINPSGLDVYLTLRGRVRAVQRQEEGTAEFVATGVEFHSLSEQERLYLTNMVYQNLLKDTV, via the coding sequence TTGCCCCTGATAATGCTCAAGGATGATGAGGTCGCCCTCGATACGCCGCTACCCTGGAACCTGCTCGACGCTGAAGGTACCGTGCTGTTCAGGGAGTCCAGCGTAATCGACAACCCGGCCCTGCTGGCGCAGTTGCTCAAGCTCGGCCTGTATCGCTGCGTTCCACTCAGCGCCGAAGCCGACAAGCCGGAGCCTGCTGCGCCCGAGGTGCAGACCTGCAGCATGGCTCAGATTCAGCTCGCCCCGGGCGACCCTGTCCAGCTGCAGTCGTTGCATGGACATTCCACCGAACGCTACCAGGTTCGCATGATCGGTGTTCATGCGCCGGTCAGTCTGATGGTGACGGCACCGACGCTACACGGCCGGCTGGTGTTCATCAAGGAAGGCCAGCAGTTTCTTGTCCGTGGCTTTGTCGGCAAGGATGCGGTGGCCTATCGCACCCGCGTGCTCAAGTCGCAGCTCACTCCCTACCCGTACCTGCATCTGGCGTATCCCGAGACGGTACAGTCGATGCGTATCCGCAGCTCGGCCCGGGTAACGGTCAATCTGGTAGCCTCCACCGTGGCGCCTTGCGGTCCTGGCGCAGCACGAATCGTCGATCTCAGTCTGGGCGGGGCGCGGATGCTGTCGCGCAGTCCTATTGCCGACAAGGACGATGAGATAAAGGTGTCGTTTCGCATCAATCCTTCGGGGCTCGATGTCTATCTCACGTTGAGGGGACGCGTCCGAGCCGTGCAGCGGCAGGAGGAGGGTACGGCCGAGTTCGTCGCCACCGGCGTGGAGTTTCATAGCCTGAGCGAGCAGGAACGGCTATATCTGACTAACATGGTCTATCAGAACCTGCTCAAGGACACCGTATGA
- a CDS encoding NADH:ubiquinone oxidoreductase: MCQQNQSIPPQLFESSFCQPQIPDREFDVRMMEDCPSGAYGVCEGARTPGVAYQQSIHYYSEPDDTPVLRAYCEEISQGAWRALER, encoded by the coding sequence CCGCCGCAGCTCTTCGAGAGCAGCTTTTGCCAGCCGCAGATCCCGGATCGTGAATTCGATGTTCGCATGATGGAGGATTGCCCGAGCGGGGCGTATGGGGTGTGCGAAGGCGCGCGTACGCCGGGTGTCGCCTATCAGCAGTCCATCCACTACTACTCCGAGCCGGACGATACCCCGGTGCTTCGGGCTTACTGCGAGGAGATCAGCCAGGGTGCCTGGCGCGCGCTCGAGCGTTAG
- the glmU gene encoding bifunctional UDP-N-acetylglucosamine diphosphorylase/glucosamine-1-phosphate N-acetyltransferase GlmU, producing MNLHVVILAAGQGTRMRSALPKVLHAVAGKPMLGHVIDCARALSPKRIHVVIGHGAEVVRQTLEAADINWVMQTEQLGTGHAVAQALPAIDTADQILVLYGDVPLLQVDTLRTLSAQAGAQALGLLTVDMADPTGYGRIIRDAADRVQAIVEQKDATPEQRLVTEANTGIMALPGSRAAGWLNSLSSNNAQGEYYLTDVVAMAVADAVPVEVAQPADELEVMGANNRQQLAVLERAFQSRQARRLMDEGATLTDPARIDVRGEVTVGRDVFIDINVILEGRVVIEDQVEIGAHCVIRDSVIRSGSVIKAYSHIDGSEVGNHCDIGPYARLRPGTRLGRSARIGNFVETKKADIGDGSKVNHLSYIGDAVVGQNVNVGAGTITCNYDGVNKFVTQMGDGAFIGSNTALVAPVRVGAGAVTGAGSTITQDVPDGSLAVGRARQRNIDSWKRPEKSSD from the coding sequence ATGAATCTTCACGTCGTCATTCTCGCCGCCGGACAGGGCACCCGCATGCGCTCGGCGCTTCCCAAGGTTCTTCACGCTGTTGCCGGCAAACCGATGTTGGGACACGTCATAGACTGCGCCCGCGCCCTGTCACCGAAGCGAATCCATGTGGTGATCGGCCATGGGGCCGAGGTCGTCAGGCAGACACTGGAAGCCGCTGATATCAACTGGGTGATGCAGACCGAGCAGCTGGGCACCGGGCACGCAGTGGCCCAGGCCCTGCCAGCGATCGATACCGCAGACCAGATCCTCGTGCTGTACGGCGACGTACCCTTGTTGCAGGTCGACACGCTGCGAACACTCAGTGCCCAGGCCGGTGCCCAGGCGCTTGGCCTGTTGACGGTCGACATGGCCGACCCGACGGGGTACGGGCGCATCATTCGCGATGCCGCAGACCGGGTTCAGGCAATCGTCGAGCAGAAGGATGCCACGCCCGAGCAACGGCTGGTCACCGAAGCCAACACCGGCATCATGGCGCTGCCAGGCTCGCGTGCGGCGGGCTGGCTCAATAGCCTGTCCAGCAATAACGCGCAGGGCGAGTACTACCTCACCGACGTGGTCGCCATGGCCGTTGCCGACGCGGTGCCAGTAGAGGTGGCGCAGCCAGCCGACGAACTCGAGGTGATGGGCGCCAACAACCGGCAGCAGCTGGCGGTGCTCGAGCGTGCTTTCCAGAGCCGTCAGGCGCGTCGTCTGATGGACGAAGGCGCAACGCTGACAGACCCGGCGAGGATCGACGTACGCGGCGAGGTCACGGTTGGCCGGGACGTGTTCATCGACATCAACGTGATCCTTGAGGGTCGGGTGGTGATAGAGGACCAGGTCGAAATAGGGGCCCACTGCGTGATTCGCGACAGCGTTATCCGCTCCGGCAGCGTGATCAAGGCGTATAGCCACATCGATGGGAGCGAGGTGGGCAACCACTGCGACATCGGACCCTATGCGCGGCTGCGCCCGGGGACGCGTCTGGGACGCAGCGCGCGTATCGGCAATTTCGTGGAAACGAAAAAGGCCGATATCGGTGACGGCTCCAAGGTCAATCATCTGTCCTATATCGGCGATGCAGTCGTCGGCCAGAACGTCAACGTCGGAGCCGGGACCATTACCTGCAACTATGACGGCGTGAACAAATTCGTCACGCAGATGGGTGATGGCGCGTTCATTGGATCGAACACGGCGCTGGTCGCGCCGGTCCGTGTCGGGGCAGGGGCCGTGACGGGCGCTGGCTCAACCATCACTCAGGATGTCCCGGACGGTTCACTCGCGGTAGGGCGAGCGCGTCAGCGCAACATTGACAGCTGGAAGCGACCTGAAAAATCCAGCGATTGA
- a CDS encoding DUF192 domain-containing protein, producing MTLGLLRLLPVLGCLLGAGMVSADELTARLAGEPFILEVADDAQSRRQGLMGRNELAAGTGMLFDFPPGITPVIWMRNMHIPLDLVYLDEQAQITHLFEGVPPCESMPCALYRADRPLRFVIEVPAGTIEQLDLQVGQSVDISGREDQPPPRD from the coding sequence ATGACGTTGGGTCTGCTCCGCCTGCTACCTGTCCTCGGGTGCCTTCTCGGCGCCGGGATGGTCAGCGCTGACGAACTGACGGCGCGGTTGGCTGGCGAGCCTTTCATTCTCGAAGTGGCTGACGATGCGCAGTCGCGGCGACAGGGTCTGATGGGCAGGAACGAGTTGGCAGCAGGCACCGGTATGCTTTTCGACTTTCCGCCCGGCATCACGCCAGTGATCTGGATGCGCAACATGCATATCCCGCTGGACCTGGTTTATCTGGATGAACAGGCGCAAATCACCCATCTGTTCGAGGGCGTGCCGCCCTGTGAGTCGATGCCGTGTGCGCTGTACCGGGCTGATCGGCCGTTACGCTTTGTCATCGAGGTGCCAGCCGGCACCATCGAGCAGCTTGATCTGCAAGTGGGTCAGTCCGTCGATATCAGTGGTCGTGAGGACCAGCCCCCGCCCCGCGACTAA